A genomic window from Gossypium hirsutum isolate 1008001.06 chromosome D12, Gossypium_hirsutum_v2.1, whole genome shotgun sequence includes:
- the LOC107947213 gene encoding eukaryotic translation initiation factor 3 subunit E-like: protein MQNWDIALEELNRLKEIIDSKSFSSPLNQVQSRIWLMHWSLFIFFNHDNGRTQIIDLFNQDKEEVDELCRTLKEKEDSSCTASDQFSCITI from the exons ATGCAAAACTGGGATATTGCTCTTGAAGAACTTAATCGTTTGAAAGAAATAATCGATTCCAAG AGCTTCTCATCACCTTTGAACCAAGTTCAGAGTAGAATATGGCTTATGCATTGGAGCCTCTTCATCTTTTTCAACCATGACAATGGAAGAACACAGATCATTGACCTATTTAATCAAGACAA GGAAGAAGTAGATGAGTTGTGCCGAACATTGAAAGAGAAAGAGGACAGTTCATGTACTGCCTCAGATCAGTTTTCTTGTATCACAATATAA